Part of the Carnobacterium pleistocenium FTR1 genome is shown below.
CGACTACTATTATTTTTTTATCACTTTTCATTTATTTTCCTCCAAGTGTCGTACATACTTGCTTCGTTTCTTTATTTAGCAACACCTTAATAAACCTAGTATAACAAAACAGACAGTTCAAGTGGCTATAATTATACTACACTTCATCATTCTTTTTAAAATGAGTCTATAATTTATAGTGCCGATAGATTTAATCCGATTTCTTATCCAAAATTTCAGATGAAATTTTATTTTGAATTATCCACATTACTTGATTTAGAGCTTTTAAAAATTAAAAAGAGCCTCTCATTCCACTTAGAATGAGAGGCTCTTTTTCAGTATGGACACATCCTAACTGGAACAATTAAGATGACTACTAATACAGAGTAGATTTTTTATTACATATGAATTGGTAAACCTAATGCCAATTCAGCAGCATCCATTGATACTTCAGCTAAAGATGGGTGAGCATGAATAGTTGAAGCAATATCTTCTGCAACCATTCCGGATTCAACTGCTAAAGCAAGTTCAGCAATAACATCACTAGCACTAACACCAGCGATTTGAGCTCCTACAAGAACTCCATCAGCTTTAGTTGTAACTAAACGGACAAAACCTTCTGTAGCATTTAAAGATAATGCACGGCCATTTCCAGCTAATGGGAATTTAGATGTTTTTACATCCAATCCTTTTTCTTTAGCATCTGCAGCAGTTAAACCAACAACAGCTAATTCAGGATCTGTAAACGCAACAGCAGGCATAGCTCTGTAATCAATAGCTACTTTTTTACCAGAAATTGCTTCAGCAGCAATTTTTGCTTCATAACTAGCTTTATGAGCTAAAGCTGCCCCTGGAGTGATATCTCCAATAGCATAGATATTTTTAACGTTTGTACGGCCTTGTGCGTCAACTTTAACTAAACCACGGTCATTAAGTTCAATACCAGCTAATTCCAAGCCCATTTCATCCGTATTTGGACGACGACCAACTGTTACCATTACGTAATCAGCTTCAATAGTCTTTTCTTCGCCTTTAACTTCATAAGTGACAGAAACGCCATTTTCAGTTTCAACAGCATGTTTAGCCATAGCACCGTTTTCAATCGTAACATTTTTCTTTTTAAAGTTATCTGTAACTAATTTAACCATATCTTTTTCAAATGTTGGTAAAATAGATGGTGCAAATTCAAGAATCGTTACTTCAGCTCCTAAGTTTACATAAGCTCCAGCTAATTCACTCCCGATATAACCGCCACCAACAACAATAAGTTTTTTGGGAACTTCTGGTAAAGCTAATCCACCAGTTGAGTCGATTACACGTTTACCGAATTTGAATCCTTTGATTTCGATAGGACGGCTACCAGTTGCCACAATTGCATTTTTAAATGAATACGTTTGAGCAGCTACTTCAGTCATCACACGTAAAGTATGTTCATCGTTGAAGTAAGCTTCACCACGAAGAATCTCTACTTTATTTTTTTTCAATAAGCCTTCAACACCCTTAGTTAGGGTTGATACGACTTTATTGTTTTTCCATTCTTGCGTTTTAGCAAAATCTAAAACTACATTTTCAGCAGTTACTCCGAAAACAGATGAATCTAAAGCTTCTTGATAGTGGTGTCCAGCACTGATTAGTGCTTTTGAAGGAATACATCCAACATTAAGACAAACTCCACCGATATATTCTTTTTCTATAATTGCAACTTTTTGTCCCATTTGAGCAGCGCGAATGGCTGCTACATATCCTCCTGGACCAGAACCAATTATAACTGTGTCTAACTCTATTGCGAAATCTCCTACTACCATTTTAAATCCACCTTACCCTTCCATTAATAATAATTCTGGATCAGCAAGCAATGCTTTTAACTCGTTCATTGCTTTTTGTGCAGTTGCTCCATCAATGATACGGTGGTCAAAACTTAATGACAATTGCATAACTGGTGCTACAACAATTTCGTCATCTGCGTTAACAATTGCTTTTTTAGCGATACGACCAACACCTAAAATAGCAACTTCAGGATAGTTGATTACTGGAGTAAACCAGCCGCCACCGATTGAACCGATATTACTGATTGAAATAGAACCATTGCTCATTTCATTAGGTGCTAACTTACCTGCTGTAGCTTTACCAGAAAGTTCGGTAATTTCGCCAGCGATAGAGAAAATACTCTTAGCATCTGCATCTTTGACAACTGGTACAAATAAACCACGATCAGTATCTGTAGCAATACCAACGTTGAAGTAATGTTTGTAAACAACTTCATTCGTTGAATCATCAATTGAAGCATTCATTGCAGGGTATTTACGCAGTACTGAAACGATAGCTTTAACAACATAAGGCAAGAATGTTAATTTAACACCTTTGCTAGCTGCGATATCTTTAAAGTGTTTACGGTGAGCCATCAACTTAGTTGAGTCCACTTCATCAAACAGCGTTACATGTGGAGCAGTTGCTTTGCTGTTTACCATTGCTTTAGCAATAGCTTTACGCATTGGAGTCATTGCTTCACGAGTTTCAAGTTCAGCTTGATTAGATTTGAACGCTTTAGCTGGTGCAGTTGCTTTTTTAGCTGCTGGCGCTTTAGTTTCAACTGTTTTTTCAGCTGCTGGTGCTTTAGCTTCAGTTGCTTTTCCACCATTAGCTGTAAAGTTTTCAATATCTTCTTTTGTTGTACGACCGTTTTTACCAGTAGCAGCAACTTGAGTGATATCTACATCATTTTCACGAGCGAATTGGCGAACAGATGGCATAGCTAAAACATTTTCATTTGAAACAGGTGCTACTACTGCAGACTCATTTGATGCTGCTGGAGTTACTGGAGCTTGATTTGATGATGGTTCAGCAACAGGAGCTGCGCCTTCAGTGTTATGTTCTGGAGAGTCGATTTCTAATAATGCTTGACCTACCAAAGCAACGGTTCCTTCTGCAACCAATATTTTTTTGATTGTTCCTGAAACAGGTGTTGCAATTTCTTCTACAGATTTATCGTTTTGAATTTCTG
Proteins encoded:
- the lpdA gene encoding dihydrolipoyl dehydrogenase, which gives rise to MVVGDFAIELDTVIIGSGPGGYVAAIRAAQMGQKVAIIEKEYIGGVCLNVGCIPSKALISAGHHYQEALDSSVFGVTAENVVLDFAKTQEWKNNKVVSTLTKGVEGLLKKNKVEILRGEAYFNDEHTLRVMTEVAAQTYSFKNAIVATGSRPIEIKGFKFGKRVIDSTGGLALPEVPKKLIVVGGGYIGSELAGAYVNLGAEVTILEFAPSILPTFEKDMVKLVTDNFKKKNVTIENGAMAKHAVETENGVSVTYEVKGEEKTIEADYVMVTVGRRPNTDEMGLELAGIELNDRGLVKVDAQGRTNVKNIYAIGDITPGAALAHKASYEAKIAAEAISGKKVAIDYRAMPAVAFTDPELAVVGLTAADAKEKGLDVKTSKFPLAGNGRALSLNATEGFVRLVTTKADGVLVGAQIAGVSASDVIAELALAVESGMVAEDIASTIHAHPSLAEVSMDAAELALGLPIHM
- a CDS encoding 2-oxo acid dehydrogenase subunit E2, producing the protein MAFKFKLPDVGEGMAEGEIVKWLVAEGDTVEEEDSIVEIQNDKSVEEIATPVSGTIKKIMVAEGTVATVGQVIVEIDAPGHEEEEESVPATSPEAPAAVAPAPTPKASTGTSFFQFKMPDVGEGMAEGEIVKWLVAEGDTVNEEDSVAEIQNDKSVEEIATPVSGTIKKILVAEGTVALVGQALLEIDSPEHNTEGAAPVAEPSSNQAPVTPAASNESAVVAPVSNENVLAMPSVRQFARENDVDITQVAATGKNGRTTKEDIENFTANGGKATEAKAPAAEKTVETKAPAAKKATAPAKAFKSNQAELETREAMTPMRKAIAKAMVNSKATAPHVTLFDEVDSTKLMAHRKHFKDIAASKGVKLTFLPYVVKAIVSVLRKYPAMNASIDDSTNEVVYKHYFNVGIATDTDRGLFVPVVKDADAKSIFSIAGEITELSGKATAGKLAPNEMSNGSISISNIGSIGGGWFTPVINYPEVAILGVGRIAKKAIVNADDEIVVAPVMQLSLSFDHRIIDGATAQKAMNELKALLADPELLLMEG